A window of uncultured Methanoregula sp. genomic DNA:
CCACATCGCGCATACCTTCCACGAATTTTATGCTGCCGACCACAAGGTGCCCGCCCCCGCTGATTCCGCCGCCGGGAATCTCGTTTCTGAGTTCCCGCACCATCTTGGGGATGTTCATCAGCACGCCGCGTGAGCGCAGCACGGCAAAGTCCGGGCCAAAGCCAATCGTGACAACCGGCTTTCCGGCATTCTGCCTGCAGAGCCGGTCATGCACCTCACCACTCGTCTTGCCGGGCGGGGGGAAGGTGAACTTGTGGGCATGGATCTCCACATCGAGAAGGAAGAGGTTGGCCTCGTTTTTGAGCACCCTCGGGACAACATGGGGCATGGAAGCGCTCATCTGGTCCTCGATCATGGTGTTTGCGCCATCAACAAGGAGTGCAACCAGTTTTTTGTGGCGTTCAGTGTTGCCGGTGATGTTGAGGATATCTTTTACGATCTCCCGGCCGTCATTGAACCGGAGCCAGAACTGTTCGTAGTCGAGAGCAAGGGCGATGTCCTTGCAGGCATCCTCGGAGTACTGGTCGCGGACAAGGGCAAGGAAGAGCGCCCGCTCGGGGGCCTCGCTCCGGTCCCCGACACCGGCAACCGCCGGCAGGTGCCGGATCAGCGGCTCGACTTTCGGGTTGATGAGCCGGGCCACTTCGGTCCCGAGCATCCCAGCCGTGATCCCGAAATCCCCGCCAACATGGTACGGGTTGACATGGGCCTGGAGGTACTTGTCGATGGTAGCGTCCGGGTGGTGGTGATCGACCACGATGAAGGGGATGTCGTAAACGCTTGCGATCTTGTAGGAGGGTTCGTCTTCCTCAGTCGACCCATTGTCAGTCAGGATCACGAGCGGGATCTTCTGCCCGTACCGCACATTGTCCTTGAGCGAGAAATCAAGATCCCGGGTGATATCCTCAATCTCGTAGAACGGGGCTTTTGACGGTGCCCGCTTGAAGAGGAAGTACTCGGCATCGAAATCCCCGCCCGATTCGCGGATCAGGGAGACTACGGCCTGCTCGATGGCTACCGCCGAGCAGATGCCGTCAGCATCGGCATGGTGGCGCAGGATGATCGGCTGGTTCGTGAAGATCGCTTTTCTTATGAGCTTTGCAACCTTCCTCATTTCCGGGCGAAGCCGTTCCAGGACTTCGCTTTCAACCAGAAGGGGGATATCTTCCGGCTCTGCCCGGGCATCCAGGGCTTTCTCGATCCGAACCCTGACGGCACCGGCGTCCTCATCGGTAAGGACGGTCAGGGCATCGACCTCGATCTGGAGCTGCCCGTTGCGCATCATGACTTCGCCGATGATCTTGACAATGTTCCCGAGTTCGGCCTGGGGGTATGCCCGGACACCGGCTTCCACGAATGCGGCAGCGTTCTGGCTGCCGGTTTCGTCAACAATCGTGAAGATGGTGGGGCCGCTGGTCTGCTTGACCTGGGCTATCTCGCCTTCAACTGCAACGGTCTTGCCTACTTTGCCCGAGAGATCACTGATCCTCACGGTCGTTGATTTGCGCTCCACGTTCTGGACCTGGTACACCTGGATCTGGACTTCTTCGAGATCGATGTTGCCGTTTGGGCGAATCTGCCGGACCCGGACAAGGACCGAATCCTTCTCCTTGTGTTCGCTTTTCATGTTGCTCTTGTGGACAAGTCCTTTGATCCGGTCGTTTATCTGGACAAACATGCCGAAGGTTGCAAACCCCTGGACTTTTCCCTGGTACGTATTGCCTTCTTCGATATCCGCGAGATCGCAGCCGGCCCCGAGCCGGTATACGAGTACATCATCTGTTTTGGTATCTTGCATCTTTCTCTCACCACACACAGGCGTCTTTGGCATATTGTTGCGATATGGTATTGCATCGTCAACGCTACGCGGTTTTGGATTATATCCCTATGATCATGAATGGGTGTTGTGAGGTTTAATTTACTTGTTATCGAGCAGCGGCAGTGCCAAAAAAGATCAGTCCCTGAACGGGACTTCGACCATGTCGAGGTCATTTGGCACGAGGATCGGCCCGGTAAATGTTTTCCGTGCATCATTAACGTGTGCCTGGCAGTCCGTGTAACGCGAGCTCGTGTGGACGAGGACAAGCGTCCGTGCATTCAGGGCCGTTGCGGCCTCCCCGGCCTGGGCAGCCGTGGCATGGTAGAATTCTTTTGCCCGGGCAGTCTCGGCCTCATCATAGGTTGCATCGTGGATCAGGAGATCGGCATCGTGGGCAATGTCCCTGATGGCATGGTGTATGGCCCGGGTATCTCCCGTATACACGATCTTCCTGCCGGGTCTTGTCACCCCCATCACCTGCTCTGGCCGTATCTCGGCTGCCGTGTCCCCACAACCAACCTTCACGGTCTCACCCCGCTGGAGTTTTCCGAAGAGCGGACCTGCAGGCACCCCGAGTTCAATGGCCCGCTCCCGGTTGAATCTCCCGGGCCGGGGGTCTTCCTCCAGCACATAACCAAGCGCAGGAAGCCCGTGGCTGACGCCAAAAGCGGTGACCGTATAGCCATCAAATCTCGCCCAGGATCCATGTCCCAGCGCAACGGATTCCATCGGGAACTTCAGGTTGAACCGGGCCACCTGGCGCAGGATTGCAACAAATTCGTGCACCCATTCCGGGCCATAGATCGTCAGAGGTTCGGTCCTGCCGTTGAACGACATGGTCTGGACGAGGCCGAAAACACCCAGGAAATGATCGGCATGCCAGTGGGAGACGAAGATGGCATTAATGGTAAAACCGCACCGGGATCGCATCATCTGCTGCTGGGCCCCTTCCCCGCAATCGAAGAGAATGGTATCCGAACCCCTCCGGATCATGATGCAGGGCGGGTTGCGGGTAGGTGTCGGCAGGGCACCGGCCGTCCCGAGGAAGTAAACGTGCAGCGTTTCCCCACTCACACAAAACACTCCCGGAATACGGCAAGACTCCGCTTTGCCTCGGGGATGGATCTCCCTTCGATAACAACGATACCGGAATAATGTGCTGCAATGGCTTTTCCCACGCTCTTCCACGGGATGGTCCCGTCGCCAAGCGTCAGGTGTTCATCGGAGACACCGTGGTTGTCGTGGATATGGATATGGTTTGCTTTTTTCACATAGGGCAGGAACTCGTTCACTTTCCCGACCGTGTTGGCATGGCCGAAATCAAAGGTCATACCGATACCTTCGATCCCGTCAGTCATCCCCATGAGCTCCTCGGGAAACCGGCAGAGGAATTCCTTGATCCCGATCATGTTCTCCAGGCAGGCAAGGACACCATGCTCCCTGGCGCATCGCCCGATCTGCCGGAGGGCCTCTTTCTGCAGGTTCCAGATCTTCTCCGGCATCAGTTTGCCCACCGGGGACATGTACCCGGGATGGATCGTGACCCGGTCCGTGAGTTCCGATGCATGCTCGATGCAGGTGCAGATCTGGCGGACAGACTCCCGCCAGATGGGATCGTTGAGGGTTGCGAGATTCAGATCCCCATAGGGGGCGTGGACCGTGACCCCGAGATTCGTGCTCCCGATCGCGTCCCGGATCCGCTGCATGCAGACCGGATCGTCAAGCCGGTATTTGCCGTCCGCAACGATCTCCCATCCAGCGTACCCGGCGTCCGGGATTCCGGATACCCATGAGATATCGTCCCAGACTTTCGATGAGGATGAGAAGTACGGCTTCAGGGTCATTCTTCCTTCTCCAGGTTTGCAAGCAGGGTCCTGACTGCAAGTGAGAACTCTTCCAGGCTCCCCTCATTTGCCAGCGAGATATCCGCCAGTTTCAGGGCTTTTCCGAGGCCCCAGCCCAGTTCGCGTTGGTCCCGGTTCCGGAGGGAATCCGCGGATGTGAAGTCATCCGACCGTGCCCGGGCAGCGATCCGGGCAAGCCGGGTATCGAAGGAGGAGTCGATGCTGATGAGGGTAAAACCGGGGAACTGGTTCCGGAACAGGAGAACTTCGGTATCGCCCCGGATTCCATCGACAAGAACGAGCGGGGCCGTCCGGGCCTGTATCTCGGGAATGCAGAGCCGGGCTATGGCATCCATCCCGCCCTCGGCCCGGAGCCGGTTTGCCGTCATCCCGAAATTTGCATCGGTCGGTTCAAGGCCGGCAGCCGTTACCGCGTTACGGATCATGTCTCCCATGACAATGACCGGGATGCCCATGCCGGCAGCTATTCTTGAAAATTCTCCTTTCCCGCTTGCGGGAAGCCCTACAACCCCGATAACCTTCATGAACCATCTCCGCCTTTATACTGGATTTCCCCTACTTCCCGCGTTCGTATCCGGACTTTCCTTCCTAGTTTGTCGGCAATCTGTTTAATTTCATCCAAGGTTACAGGATGATATCGCTCCTGGAGGTTTCTTTTCTTTTCCCGGTATTCGCCTTCAGTTATATTGGATGGGATGTCTCTTAACCTTAGTATCTTGTGTTCACCCTGCTGGAGCACGAGGGGGATTCTTTCAATGAGGGATGAGATTTCTTCTATATACTGCTCGTTTTCACTGAATACGGTAATTACCACTTCGAATTCCTTTAAGATATCCTGCGCATAGGCATTTTTGCAGATCTTAAAGGATTTCCGGACATTCCGTTCGTAATTTTCGAAAGGGAATTTCTTCATATCCTCCTCACCGGAGTAACCTTCAAAGCGTGATTTGAAGTCGAGGGCCACCTTGTCGACGAGTTTCTGTTCAAGCAAGCCGGCGAGCGTTCCGGGAAAAAAGCCATTGGTCTGGATGCCGACAGATAGGTTCAGTTCTTTTGCATACCGGGCCAGTTCAAGTAAGGCCTCCTTCTGCAGCGTGGGCTCGCCGCCCGAGAAAACCACCCCGCTGACGTACGGGGATGAGGATCTGATAAGTTCTTTTATTTCAGAGAGTTCCCGAGAGTCTTCCCCGTTGAGTATCCCTTCATTCTGACAATAGGAACACCGTATCGGGCACCCCCGGAAAAAGACCGTGCATACGGCCCTGCCCCTCCAGTCAATGGTTGAGAGCGGGACAAACCCTCCGAAATTCAGCTGGATAGGATCACCGTGCCGGAGTATTTATTGCCATTTTTATATGAGTGTATTGCGTTGCAGTTCAACCCCTGCGGGTTGGGAACATTAACAGAATACAATCTGGATCAGTAGGCTGTTGTAACACATACAAAAAAGTGCGTGGCAAAAAAGGAGATCAGAATTTGAAATGACGGTTGACTATCTTGATTGCGCAGTAGTCCCCGCACATGGTGCATCCGTCGGTGTCCGCAGGCATGCGTTCGTCACGGATGGCTTTTGCCCGGGCAGGGTTCATGGCAACAGCGAACTGTCGGTCCCAGTCGAGATCGCGGCGGGCATGTCCCATCTCGAGGTCGAGGTCCCGGGTCTTCTTGAGCTTGATCATGTCGCCGACATGGGCTGCGATGCGGGAACTCATGACACCTTCGTACACTTCTTCCGGTGTCGGGAGAGCGAGGTGCTCGGCGGGAGTGACGTAGCAGATGAAGTCTGCGCCAAGCGAGGACGATATTGCGGCACCGATGGCAGCCACGCGGTCGTCATAGCCGGGGGCGATATCGGTAACGATGGGGCCAAGCATATAGAACGGCTTGTTGTTGGTGACGCGCTTCATGAGCGTGACATTGGCTGCGATCTCGTCGATCGGGACATGGCCGGGTCCTTCGACAATGACCGGGACATTCTCGTTGTGCGCCTTGTCAGCCAGTTCTGCATTGATAAGGAGTTCCTGGACTGCCGCCCGGTCAGTGGCATCGTGGATGGCACCGGCCCGCATGCCGTTGCCCATGGAGAGGGTGACTTCGTGCTCTTTCATGATCTCAAGAAGGTAATCGAACTCGCGGTAGAGCGGGTTCTCCTTCTCATTGTGGAGCATCCAGGCAGTCATGAACGCGCCGCCCCGGGATACGAGCCCGCCGTGCCGGCCCTGGTTTTTTAAACGCTTGACGGTCTCGAAGTTGATGCCGGTGTGGATGGCCATGAAGTTGGTGCCGAGTTTTGCCTGCTCGGCCGTGATCCGGAAGAGGTCGTCCTCTTTCATGTGGACAACAGCGCCATCCTTTACCGCAGCCTCGATGAAAGCCTGGTACAGGGGCACGCAGCCTACTGAAAGGCTGGTGTTTGCAATGACCTGCTTGCGGATCTCGACAAAGTCGCCGCCGGTGGAGAGTTCCATCAAGGTGTCCGCTCCTGCCCGCTCAGCCTGCTTTGCCTTCTCGACCTCTTCGGGAATATTGACGATATCGGTGGAAGTCCCGATGGATGCGTTCACCTTGGTGCGCAGCCCCTCGCCGATACCGCAGATCTTCACTTTGCGGTAGGGGGAGGTCGGGATTACGATGTGGCCGCCGGCAACCCCGCGCCGGACAAAGTCCTCGGTAACTCCTTCCTGTTTTGCAACCAGTTTCATCTCTTCTGTGACGATGCCCCTTTTCGCATCTGCTACGATACTCATGCCACTATGATTGCCGTAAAGACCAGATAAATGCTCGGTTTTACAATTCTGGAGTAAATCTGGCTTGTTCTCTGAACAAGTAAAGTTGATTTGGAATAAGACAGATTTTTTTGTGTTGGGAGTCTTTCTGGAGAGAATCCCTCCTTTTCCCCAAGCCCGGGCGGGATACCGGTTGGCCCAACTCACAGAACATTTATATAGATTTGAACGCTAACTTATGGTAAACCTTGATGATACGAGGTGTTTTACGATGACAGAAAAAGAGTATTTCGAAGTTACGGTAAAGGAAGCAGCGCACGATGACGCCGGGCGGGGTATTGCCCGGGTCAGCGTTGAGGTGATGAAGAAACTCGGCCTGGTTTCCGGTGATGTGATCGAGATCCAGGGCAAGAAGAAAGCCGCAGCCATAGTCTGGCCGGGGTTTGCGCAGGATACCGGGTACGCGGTCCTCCGGATTGACGGGAACATCCGTGGCAATGCCGGGACCGGTATTGATGAGAAAGTCAAGATCCGGAAATCCGAAGCCGAGTACGCCAAGAAGGTTGTTATCCAGCCCACCCAGCCGATCCGTCTCGTGGGGGGTGAACAGTATCTTGCACGGGTGCTCCGCGGACGGTCAGTCATAGAGGGCCAGACGGTCCGCGTGGATGTGATCGGGAACGCGATCACGCTTGTGATTGCAAAAGTAACTCCCAAGGGTATTGCCATTGTCACGGATTCGACCGAGATAGAGCTCAAGGAAGAGCCCTACAAGCCGGAAGACGGTCAGAGGGAAGTCTCCGATATCCATTACGAGGATATCGGCGGACTCGGGCGCGAACTCCAGCTCGTCCGCGAGATGATCGAGCTCCCGCTCCGCCACCCGGAGATCTTCGAACGGCTCGGCATCCAGCCCCCCAAGGGCGTACTGCTCTACGGACCTCCAGGTACTGGTAAGACTCTGATTGCAAAAGCCGTTGCAAATGAAGTGGACGCCCACTTCATCACGCTCTCCGGCCCGGAGATCATGAGCAAGTATTACGGTGAGAGCGAGAAAGGGCTCCGCGAGAAGTTCGAGGAAGCGGAACAGAACGCTCCTGCGATCATCTTCATCGATGAGATCGATGCAATCGCTCCCAAGCGGGAAGAGACCAAGGGGGAGGTTGAGCGGCGTGTGGTTGCCCAGCTGCTGGCCCTGATGGACGGCCTGAAAGGCCGGGGCCAGGTCATTGTCATTGCGGCAACCAACCTGCCCGACTCCATTGACCCGGCACTCCGGCGCGGTGGCCGGTTCGACCGGGAGATCGAGATCGGCATACCTGACAAGAAAGGCCGGATGGAGATCTTTCAGGTTCACTCCCGGGGTGTCCCGCTCGCAGACGATGTGAAGATCGAGGATTACGCCAACTCAACCCATGGGTTTGTCGGGGCGGACATCGCGCTCCTTGTCAAGGAAGCGGCCATGCATGCCCTCCGCAAGGTGATCCCGCAGATCAAGATTGACGAGGATATCCCCAACGAAGTGCTCGACCAGCTGAGAGTGACCAACGAGGACTTTGCCGAGGCGCGGAAACATGTCGAACCCTCAGCAATGCGGGAAGTGCTCGTGGAAGTGCCGGACATCACCTGGAAGCAGGTCGGCGGCCTTGAGGATGTGAAGCAGGAGCTCAAAGAGGCGGTTGAATGGCCGCTCAAGTTCCCCGATGTCTTCGAGCGCCTCAAGACCAAGCCCCCGAAGGGAATCCTGATGTTCGGTCCGCCAGGCACCGGTAAGACCCTGCTTGCAAAAGCGGTGGCAAACGAGAGCGAATGCAATTTCATCGCGGTCAAGGGACCCGAGCTCCTCTCCAAATGGGTAGGGGAGTCAGAGAAAGGCGTGCGCGAGATCTTCAGAAAGGCCCGGCAGGCCTCCCCGTCGATCATATTCTTCGACGAGATCGATGCGCTGGTGCCCAAGCGCGGATCCTACCAGGGCAGTTCGCATGTCACCGAGAGCGTGGTCTCCCAGATCCTCACTGAACTGGACGGGATGGAGGAGCTCAAGGATGTAACCATCCTTGCTGCCACCAACCGCCCGGATATGCTGGACGATGCCCTGCTCCGGCCGGGCCGGCTCGAGCGGCACATCTATGTTCCCGCACCGGATGAGGAGAGCCGGAAGAAGATCTTCGAAGTGTACCTTGGTGGTGAGACCGGCAATATCCTTGCAAAGGATGTGGACATCGATTCGCTGGTGAAGCAGACCGAAGGCTACGTGGGCGCGGACATTGAGGCGCTTGCCCGCGAGGCGAAGATGGCAGCCATGAGGGAGTTCATCGTTCAGATGGGCACCCGGACCGAACAGGAACGCATCGATGCCATCAAGAACGTGATGCTGACAAAAGCGCACTTCGATACCGCGCTGACCCGGGTCCGGGGATCCCTTGACCGGGACGCAATCGAAGCCTCCGAGCGCCAGTCCTGGGCCATGCTCTACAACCAGGATCAGCGGGAGACGCTCGAGAAGGCGGTGCGGATCCTCAGAAGTTCCGGCCTGAAGCCGGAGAAAGAGAACGATGAGGCAGTTGCCGAGCTCCGCAAAGCCACCTACCAGAGAAAGAAGGACTTTGCCCGGATTGCGGAGCTTGCAGAATCGATTGAGAATAAAACCGGAATGTAAGAAGAAGGTGAAAAAAATGTACGAAGATCCCCAGGACATGTTCCAGGAGATGGATGAGATGTTTACCCGGCTCTTCGCCCGCATGAACCGGGGAGGTGCCTTTGGCGAACCGCAGATGTTCGGCTACCATATTGTCATAAACGGCGGGGACCGAGACGGGCAGGTGACAGAGGAACCCCTCGTTCCCGCACGGGCAGGATCTGAACCGGTTGCGGAAGTCCACCGCTTGGGCGATGAAGTGAAAGTGGTAGTCGAGCTTCCCGGTGCTGCGGCAGAATCTCTCCGGTTGGATGCCCGGGAGGGGCAGCTCGTCATCAGTGCGGAAGGATGCGGGAATTCCTACCACACAGCTGCTGATCTGCCTCCCGTTGATGCGGCATCGATGCAGTCCACGTTCAAAAACGGGGTGCTTGAAGTGACCTTCAGCGCCCTTCCCGGAAGCCAGGAAACAACCGGCGCCGGGGAAAACTAATCTCTTTTTACAAAAACCGTATCAGTACCGGTTATGGACAATCATACCGGTTATCTCGAAGGCATTCTCGATATCCTGGAAATTCGGGATATTGTTGTCTTTCAAGATCCGGAAGGCAGGCCTCATGCTGTCGCCACCGGCCATGCAGCCGACAATCATCTTTTTTGTCTGCTTTGAGAACCTGACCACTTCCTGTGCAAGCAGCACGGGATCCGCAAGGGCTGACGGGACGATGATGATGAAGATGATGTCCCAGTCCCGCTGGTTCTGAATGAGAATATCAAAAACCCGTGCAAACCGCTCAGCATTCGCGTCGCCCAGGATGTCCATCGGGTTGTCATGGTTCCAGCTCGCCGGCAGGACTGCATTAAGCTGCTCACGCATTGCCGGCGTGAGTTCTATGAGTTCGATACCATAGCGCTCCGCATAATCCGAGGCAAGGACCCCGAACCCGCCGGCACTGGTGATCGCGATCGCTCTTTTTCCTTTCGGGTAGCCTTCGGATGCGAGAAGTTCCCCCACATGAAACGCCTGCTGCGTGGATCTGACCGTGATCATGCCTGCCTGCTGGAATGCTGCGAGATACACATCGTGGCTTCCTGCAAGGGATCCCGTGTGGGATGCAGCTGCTCTTTTCCCTTTCTTCGATGAGCCGGATTTGATAACGATGACCGGTTTTTTCGGGGTCACCTTCGAGACCACTTCCATGAACCTCAGGCCATCCCGGACTTCTTCGATATACAGGATGATCGCCCGCGTGTGGTCGTCCTGTGCAACGAGGTTGATATATTCTTCGAAACCGAGATCGAGCTGATTCCCGACACTGATGACCGCAGAAAAGCCGATATCTTCTGGTAGGCTCCAGTCCACGAGCGTGGTGATGACCGCGCCGCTCTGGGAAATGAATGCAAGCCGGCCGGGTTTTGGGGATATGGGATCAAAGGTGGTATTGATTCCCCGGTACGGGAACATGACGCCCAGGCAGTTTGGCCCTATGATGCGTATCCCGAATTTCCGGGCAATAGTAAGCACCTGCTCTTCCAGTGCCCGTCCTGCATCTCCTGCTTCCCGGAACCCTGATGAGATAATGACAAGGAGCGGGATTTTGCACCGGCCGGCCTCCTCAACCACTGCCGGTACGCCCGGGGCCGGAATGGTGATGACCGCGATATCCACCTGGCCGTCGATTGCAGTGAGGGAAGGAAATGCTGGTTTTCCCAAAATCTCGCGCCTGCCCGGGTTTACGGGAGCCAGTCTTCCCGGAAACGAAAGAAGGTTTTTGCATACCGCATACCCGACTTTGTTCGGGTCAGCCGATGCTCCTACTACTGCGATGGTCTTTGCATCGAAAAGTCCCGGGGGTATCTCCTCGTGCTCCCGCGAGACCGCTTTTTTCTCCTCTGTATCGATGATGAACCGGGCATCCACGGCACATCCCCCGTGCTCGTAGAGGACAAACGGGTTGATATCGAACTCTACAAGATGCTTGTTCTGGTAAAAATAGGAACTGATCTTCATAAGGGTGGCAATCAGGGCTCTCTCATCCCGGGGCGGTTCATCGCGGTACCCGTGGATCAGCTTGTATCCCCACAGCTCCTGGATCATCTCCCTTACTGCATGCTCGTCCAGGGGGAGGATCCGGAACGAGACGTCT
This region includes:
- a CDS encoding OB-fold nucleic acid binding domain-containing protein — encoded protein: MQDTKTDDVLVYRLGAGCDLADIEEGNTYQGKVQGFATFGMFVQINDRIKGLVHKSNMKSEHKEKDSVLVRVRQIRPNGNIDLEEVQIQVYQVQNVERKSTTVRISDLSGKVGKTVAVEGEIAQVKQTSGPTIFTIVDETGSQNAAAFVEAGVRAYPQAELGNIVKIIGEVMMRNGQLQIEVDALTVLTDEDAGAVRVRIEKALDARAEPEDIPLLVESEVLERLRPEMRKVAKLIRKAIFTNQPIILRHHADADGICSAVAIEQAVVSLIRESGGDFDAEYFLFKRAPSKAPFYEIEDITRDLDFSLKDNVRYGQKIPLVILTDNGSTEEDEPSYKIASVYDIPFIVVDHHHPDATIDKYLQAHVNPYHVGGDFGITAGMLGTEVARLINPKVEPLIRHLPAVAGVGDRSEAPERALFLALVRDQYSEDACKDIALALDYEQFWLRFNDGREIVKDILNITGNTERHKKLVALLVDGANTMIEDQMSASMPHVVPRVLKNEANLFLLDVEIHAHKFTFPPPGKTSGEVHDRLCRQNAGKPVVTIGFGPDFAVLRSRGVLMNIPKMVRELRNEIPGGGISGGGHLVVGSIKFVEGMRDVVLEALIAKIADAQIQRTA
- the rnz gene encoding ribonuclease Z, translating into MSGETLHVYFLGTAGALPTPTRNPPCIMIRRGSDTILFDCGEGAQQQMMRSRCGFTINAIFVSHWHADHFLGVFGLVQTMSFNGRTEPLTIYGPEWVHEFVAILRQVARFNLKFPMESVALGHGSWARFDGYTVTAFGVSHGLPALGYVLEEDPRPGRFNRERAIELGVPAGPLFGKLQRGETVKVGCGDTAAEIRPEQVMGVTRPGRKIVYTGDTRAIHHAIRDIAHDADLLIHDATYDEAETARAKEFYHATAAQAGEAATALNARTLVLVHTSSRYTDCQAHVNDARKTFTGPILVPNDLDMVEVPFRD
- a CDS encoding sugar phosphate isomerase/epimerase family protein — encoded protein: MTLKPYFSSSSKVWDDISWVSGIPDAGYAGWEIVADGKYRLDDPVCMQRIRDAIGSTNLGVTVHAPYGDLNLATLNDPIWRESVRQICTCIEHASELTDRVTIHPGYMSPVGKLMPEKIWNLQKEALRQIGRCAREHGVLACLENMIGIKEFLCRFPEELMGMTDGIEGIGMTFDFGHANTVGKVNEFLPYVKKANHIHIHDNHGVSDEHLTLGDGTIPWKSVGKAIAAHYSGIVVIEGRSIPEAKRSLAVFRECFV
- a CDS encoding AAA family ATPase translates to MKVIGVVGLPASGKGEFSRIAAGMGIPVIVMGDMIRNAVTAAGLEPTDANFGMTANRLRAEGGMDAIARLCIPEIQARTAPLVLVDGIRGDTEVLLFRNQFPGFTLISIDSSFDTRLARIAARARSDDFTSADSLRNRDQRELGWGLGKALKLADISLANEGSLEEFSLAVRTLLANLEKEE
- a CDS encoding anaerobic ribonucleoside-triphosphate reductase activating protein, producing the protein MLRHGDPIQLNFGGFVPLSTIDWRGRAVCTVFFRGCPIRCSYCQNEGILNGEDSRELSEIKELIRSSSPYVSGVVFSGGEPTLQKEALLELARYAKELNLSVGIQTNGFFPGTLAGLLEQKLVDKVALDFKSRFEGYSGEEDMKKFPFENYERNVRKSFKICKNAYAQDILKEFEVVITVFSENEQYIEEISSLIERIPLVLQQGEHKILRLRDIPSNITEGEYREKKRNLQERYHPVTLDEIKQIADKLGRKVRIRTREVGEIQYKGGDGS
- the thiC gene encoding phosphomethylpyrimidine synthase ThiC; this translates as MSIVADAKRGIVTEEMKLVAKQEGVTEDFVRRGVAGGHIVIPTSPYRKVKICGIGEGLRTKVNASIGTSTDIVNIPEEVEKAKQAERAGADTLMELSTGGDFVEIRKQVIANTSLSVGCVPLYQAFIEAAVKDGAVVHMKEDDLFRITAEQAKLGTNFMAIHTGINFETVKRLKNQGRHGGLVSRGGAFMTAWMLHNEKENPLYREFDYLLEIMKEHEVTLSMGNGMRAGAIHDATDRAAVQELLINAELADKAHNENVPVIVEGPGHVPIDEIAANVTLMKRVTNNKPFYMLGPIVTDIAPGYDDRVAAIGAAISSSLGADFICYVTPAEHLALPTPEEVYEGVMSSRIAAHVGDMIKLKKTRDLDLEMGHARRDLDWDRQFAVAMNPARAKAIRDERMPADTDGCTMCGDYCAIKIVNRHFKF
- a CDS encoding CDC48 family AAA ATPase, which encodes MTEKEYFEVTVKEAAHDDAGRGIARVSVEVMKKLGLVSGDVIEIQGKKKAAAIVWPGFAQDTGYAVLRIDGNIRGNAGTGIDEKVKIRKSEAEYAKKVVIQPTQPIRLVGGEQYLARVLRGRSVIEGQTVRVDVIGNAITLVIAKVTPKGIAIVTDSTEIELKEEPYKPEDGQREVSDIHYEDIGGLGRELQLVREMIELPLRHPEIFERLGIQPPKGVLLYGPPGTGKTLIAKAVANEVDAHFITLSGPEIMSKYYGESEKGLREKFEEAEQNAPAIIFIDEIDAIAPKREETKGEVERRVVAQLLALMDGLKGRGQVIVIAATNLPDSIDPALRRGGRFDREIEIGIPDKKGRMEIFQVHSRGVPLADDVKIEDYANSTHGFVGADIALLVKEAAMHALRKVIPQIKIDEDIPNEVLDQLRVTNEDFAEARKHVEPSAMREVLVEVPDITWKQVGGLEDVKQELKEAVEWPLKFPDVFERLKTKPPKGILMFGPPGTGKTLLAKAVANESECNFIAVKGPELLSKWVGESEKGVREIFRKARQASPSIIFFDEIDALVPKRGSYQGSSHVTESVVSQILTELDGMEELKDVTILAATNRPDMLDDALLRPGRLERHIYVPAPDEESRKKIFEVYLGGETGNILAKDVDIDSLVKQTEGYVGADIEALAREAKMAAMREFIVQMGTRTEQERIDAIKNVMLTKAHFDTALTRVRGSLDRDAIEASERQSWAMLYNQDQRETLEKAVRILRSSGLKPEKENDEAVAELRKATYQRKKDFARIAELAESIENKTGM
- a CDS encoding acetate--CoA ligase family protein; this translates as MTLHRIDESEGYELLRSIGIPSPAYTIARTADEAVAAADRIGYPVVLKVVSPAISHKSDVGGVITSIKNADGVKLSFEKILSNVNTHSPGSQVDGIIVEQQMDPGLELIIGGKTDPSFGEVLLFGIGGKFVDLVKDVSFRILPLDEHAVREMIQELWGYKLIHGYRDEPPRDERALIATLMKISSYFYQNKHLVEFDINPFVLYEHGGCAVDARFIIDTEEKKAVSREHEEIPPGLFDAKTIAVVGASADPNKVGYAVCKNLLSFPGRLAPVNPGRREILGKPAFPSLTAIDGQVDIAVITIPAPGVPAVVEEAGRCKIPLLVIISSGFREAGDAGRALEEQVLTIARKFGIRIIGPNCLGVMFPYRGINTTFDPISPKPGRLAFISQSGAVITTLVDWSLPEDIGFSAVISVGNQLDLGFEEYINLVAQDDHTRAIILYIEEVRDGLRFMEVVSKVTPKKPVIVIKSGSSKKGKRAAASHTGSLAGSHDVYLAAFQQAGMITVRSTQQAFHVGELLASEGYPKGKRAIAITSAGGFGVLASDYAERYGIELIELTPAMREQLNAVLPASWNHDNPMDILGDANAERFARVFDILIQNQRDWDIIFIIIVPSALADPVLLAQEVVRFSKQTKKMIVGCMAGGDSMRPAFRILKDNNIPNFQDIENAFEITGMIVHNRY